One Vibrio quintilis DNA segment encodes these proteins:
- a CDS encoding helix-turn-helix domain-containing protein, whose protein sequence is MVWKISQSYGVRAINKMFSIEKNLCESVIEQNETKQYKWKDGLFIAPECQERFLVMSDVPEMKSHNIFMVGLAQLVKEYWVERTGPEFHSVLVTLEGGGTLHTDAGCFDISPSTMSFLPAGKPFRFELSPLYQHWKMVWLLLTDVEHWRDIHALSRPVFHFDSCESVWSLVSLTHKEIGGRATFRNLMLSELVKILSNVDKSLSDTHMRVLSVLNSVESQLQLNWTVSAIAARSYLSEEQLNRVVKKIVGMSTRDYLISLRMKKAVDLLDNKDWSVKMIALRLGYADPNNFTHRFKKFYGVSPRQYRSLKR, encoded by the coding sequence GGGCCATAAACAAAATGTTCTCAATAGAAAAAAATCTGTGCGAATCCGTCATCGAACAAAATGAGACAAAACAATATAAATGGAAAGATGGCTTATTTATTGCCCCGGAGTGTCAGGAACGATTTCTAGTCATGTCAGATGTTCCTGAAATGAAGTCGCATAACATCTTTATGGTTGGATTGGCGCAACTTGTAAAAGAATATTGGGTTGAGCGTACTGGTCCGGAATTTCACTCTGTTCTTGTTACGTTGGAAGGTGGAGGTACTTTGCACACTGATGCTGGATGTTTCGATATTAGTCCCAGCACAATGTCTTTTCTACCAGCCGGAAAGCCATTTCGTTTTGAACTGTCACCTTTATATCAGCACTGGAAAATGGTCTGGTTACTTTTAACTGATGTTGAACATTGGCGTGATATTCATGCTCTCTCTCGGCCTGTTTTTCACTTTGATTCTTGTGAGTCTGTTTGGTCCTTGGTTTCTTTAACGCATAAAGAGATTGGGGGGCGGGCAACTTTTAGAAATTTGATGCTTAGTGAATTGGTAAAGATATTATCTAATGTCGATAAAAGTCTTTCTGATACGCATATGCGAGTGTTAAGCGTTCTTAATAGTGTTGAATCTCAGCTTCAGTTAAATTGGACTGTTTCTGCGATTGCGGCTCGAAGTTACTTGAGTGAAGAGCAACTTAATCGTGTTGTTAAGAAAATTGTTGGTATGTCGACCAGAGATTACCTGATTTCTCTTCGGATGAAAAAAGCTGTTGATTTACTGGATAATAAAGACTGGTCCGTAAAAATGATCGCTCTTCGGCTTGGGTATGCAGATCCAAATAATTTTACGCACAGATTTAAAAAGTTTTATGGAGTTTCACCGCGGCAATATAGATCTTTAAAAAGATAA